A single window of Rubripirellula lacrimiformis DNA harbors:
- the metG gene encoding methionine--tRNA ligase — MTRKLLVTSALPYANGPIHIGHLVEYIQTDIWVRFQKLRGQRCIYICADDTHGTAIMIRARKEGRSEEALIAAMSEDHQRDFAGFGIQFDHYGSTNSEANRDICHEFWKSLREADLIAERTIEQLFDPEAETFLADRFVRGTCPQCGLTDQAGDNCNNGHTYSPTELIDPKSTLSGATPVLKEAKHLFVELEKLHGFLSEWVDSSGALQTEVANYLKGHFLADDLRDWDISRPAPYFGFEIPDAPGNYWYVWFDAPIGYIASTAQWCQANGESLADWWKSDQTEIHHFIGKDIQYFHTLFWPGMLKTAGFSLPTKVHIHGFLNVDGKKMSKSDGTLVAAETYLKYAHPSYLRYFYATKLSPRVEDLDLGIEEFAEKVNSDLVGKVVNLASRVGKFAGQTGLSETYPDDGGLFATAAAAGDEIAAAYEACDYSRAMRRIMELADAANPFVEHAKPWEMKKDPERTGELRDVCTVALNLFRQLAIYLAPVLPELADQCGDLLGDPITAWDQSKTPLLGTPVAKFQRMLDRLKTEDLQKMIDDSAEASAADAAQDAAAQAANAFNDSDQPLKDEPLADEITIDDFTKVDLRVARVVAAEHVPEANKLLKLTLSLGGDERRQVFAGIKAAYEPEALVGRLVVMVANLKPRKMRFGLSEGMVTAAGPGGADVFVLGIDEGALPGQRVH; from the coding sequence ATGACACGAAAACTACTGGTCACCAGCGCGCTGCCTTATGCCAACGGGCCGATCCACATCGGCCATTTGGTGGAATACATCCAGACCGACATTTGGGTCCGATTCCAGAAACTGCGCGGCCAACGATGCATCTACATCTGTGCCGACGACACTCACGGCACGGCGATCATGATTCGCGCTCGAAAAGAAGGGCGCAGCGAAGAAGCTTTGATCGCAGCGATGAGCGAAGATCACCAGCGCGACTTTGCCGGTTTCGGAATCCAGTTCGATCACTACGGCAGCACCAATAGCGAAGCCAACCGGGATATCTGTCACGAATTTTGGAAGTCGCTTCGGGAGGCGGACCTCATCGCCGAACGGACGATCGAGCAGCTGTTCGACCCCGAAGCCGAAACGTTCCTGGCCGACCGGTTCGTACGCGGGACCTGTCCGCAGTGCGGACTGACCGACCAAGCCGGTGATAACTGCAACAACGGCCACACGTATTCGCCCACCGAACTGATCGATCCGAAGAGCACGCTGAGCGGTGCGACGCCGGTGCTGAAGGAAGCGAAACACCTGTTTGTCGAACTGGAAAAGTTGCACGGATTCTTATCCGAATGGGTCGATTCCAGTGGCGCCTTGCAGACCGAAGTCGCCAACTATTTGAAGGGTCACTTCCTGGCCGACGATTTACGCGACTGGGACATCAGCCGGCCTGCGCCGTATTTCGGCTTTGAAATTCCCGATGCCCCAGGCAACTACTGGTACGTCTGGTTCGATGCCCCGATCGGATACATCGCCAGCACGGCTCAGTGGTGCCAAGCCAACGGCGAATCACTGGCCGATTGGTGGAAAAGTGACCAGACGGAGATTCACCACTTCATCGGCAAAGACATCCAGTACTTTCACACGTTGTTTTGGCCAGGCATGTTGAAGACCGCCGGGTTCAGTTTGCCGACCAAAGTTCACATTCACGGTTTCTTGAATGTCGACGGAAAGAAGATGTCCAAAAGCGATGGCACTCTGGTCGCCGCGGAAACCTATCTGAAGTACGCACACCCGTCGTACCTGCGATACTTTTACGCCACCAAGTTATCGCCGCGTGTCGAAGACCTGGACTTAGGGATCGAAGAGTTCGCTGAAAAGGTGAACAGTGACTTGGTCGGCAAGGTCGTCAACTTGGCCAGCCGAGTTGGCAAGTTTGCGGGACAGACGGGCCTATCGGAAACCTATCCTGATGATGGCGGCCTGTTTGCCACCGCAGCGGCGGCCGGCGACGAGATCGCGGCTGCCTACGAAGCCTGCGACTACAGCCGGGCGATGCGCAGGATCATGGAACTTGCCGATGCGGCCAACCCGTTCGTCGAACACGCCAAGCCTTGGGAAATGAAAAAAGATCCCGAGCGGACCGGCGAACTTCGTGACGTCTGCACCGTAGCACTGAACCTATTCCGCCAATTGGCGATTTACCTGGCCCCGGTACTGCCGGAATTGGCCGATCAATGCGGCGACCTGCTAGGTGATCCGATCACCGCGTGGGACCAAAGCAAAACCCCCTTGCTGGGCACGCCTGTGGCGAAGTTCCAGCGCATGTTAGACCGACTTAAAACCGAGGATTTGCAAAAGATGATTGACGACAGCGCCGAAGCTTCCGCAGCCGATGCCGCCCAAGATGCCGCAGCCCAAGCTGCCAACGCGTTCAACGATAGCGATCAACCGCTCAAGGACGAACCGTTGGCCGACGAGATCACGATCGACGATTTCACCAAGGTGGACTTGCGAGTCGCTCGAGTGGTGGCCGCCGAACATGTTCCCGAAGCCAACAAACTATTGAAGCTGACGCTTAGCCTAGGTGGCGACGAACGTCGTCAAGTGTTCGCAGGCATCAAGGCTGCCTACGAACCCGAAGCCT